A genomic stretch from Limnobacter thiooxidans includes:
- the fabG gene encoding 3-oxoacyl-ACP reductase FabG — translation MTFFDLTGKIALVTGASRGIGREIALALGKAGATVVGTATSESGAADISEGLKDAGIKGFGAVLNVTETATLEPLFTRIADELGQLTILVNNAGITRDQLSMRMKDEDWDAVIATNLSSVFKLSKLAMKPMMKARTGRIISITSVVGTSGNAGQANYAAAKAGVTGMTKALARELGSRNITVNCVAPGFIQTDMTDALSETQVDQLKQQIPLGRMGQVTDIAAAVLYLASDQAGYVTGTTLHVNGGMWMG, via the coding sequence ATGACATTCTTTGATTTGACTGGGAAAATTGCATTGGTCACTGGCGCAAGCCGGGGCATCGGTCGGGAAATTGCCTTGGCACTTGGCAAGGCTGGCGCAACCGTGGTTGGTACAGCCACCTCGGAAAGCGGTGCGGCAGACATCTCGGAAGGTTTGAAAGACGCTGGAATCAAAGGGTTCGGCGCTGTGTTGAACGTCACGGAAACTGCAACACTTGAACCCCTGTTTACCCGAATTGCAGATGAACTTGGGCAACTGACCATTCTGGTCAACAATGCGGGCATTACCCGCGATCAGCTGTCCATGCGCATGAAAGACGAAGACTGGGATGCTGTCATTGCCACCAACCTGTCGTCTGTATTCAAGTTGTCAAAGCTGGCCATGAAACCAATGATGAAAGCTCGCACGGGGCGGATCATCAGTATTACCTCGGTAGTGGGAACAAGCGGTAACGCAGGACAGGCCAATTATGCCGCTGCAAAAGCTGGCGTTACAGGAATGACAAAAGCGTTGGCACGCGAGCTGGGAAGCCGCAATATCACTGTAAACTGTGTGGCGCCCGGATTCATTCAAACTGATATGACTGATGCCCTGTCGGAAACGCAGGTGGATCAGTTGAAGCAACAAATCCCGCTGGGGCGTATGGGGCAGGTCACGGACATTGCTGCGGCTGTGTTGTACCTGGCCAGCGATCAAGCGGGGTATGTAACTGGAACCACATTACACGTAAATGGTGGAATGTGGATGGGATAA
- the fabF gene encoding beta-ketoacyl-ACP synthase II has translation MSRRRVVITGLGIISPVGNSVSEAWTSLTQGKSGISSITRFETEALTAKIAGEVKGFDVAEYIPGKEAARMDTFIHYGLAAGIQAFKDSGLEVTEQNSERIGVSIGSGIGGLPMIEDTHTDLVNKGYRRISPFFVPGSIINMISGHMSIMYGLKGPNIAMVTACTTGTHSIGEAARIIEYGDADVMVAGGAESTVSPLGIGGFAAMRALSTRNDDPAAASRPWDKDRDGFVLGEGAGVLVLEEYEHAKKRGAKIYGEVVGYGMSADASHMTAPCADGDGAARCMKAALRNAGMNPEDVNYVNAHGTSTPLGDVAETMALKRALGDHAYKTVVNSTKSMTGHLLGAAGGIEAVFTALAVHHQVSPPTINLLEAGEGCDLDYCANTARDLNIKLALSNSFGFGGTNGTLAIARV, from the coding sequence GTGAGCCGTAGACGTGTTGTTATTACCGGTTTGGGCATCATCAGCCCAGTGGGTAATTCTGTAAGCGAAGCGTGGACAAGCCTTACTCAAGGCAAATCCGGTATTTCAAGCATTACCCGCTTTGAAACAGAAGCCCTGACTGCAAAAATTGCCGGAGAGGTCAAAGGGTTTGACGTCGCCGAATACATTCCTGGTAAGGAAGCCGCGCGGATGGATACTTTTATCCATTATGGCTTGGCTGCGGGTATTCAGGCCTTCAAAGACTCGGGGCTGGAAGTCACCGAACAGAATTCCGAACGAATCGGGGTCAGCATTGGTTCTGGCATTGGCGGTTTGCCAATGATCGAGGACACGCACACCGATTTGGTCAACAAAGGCTATCGCCGGATTTCCCCATTTTTCGTACCCGGTAGCATCATCAACATGATCTCTGGTCACATGTCCATCATGTACGGTTTGAAAGGGCCGAATATTGCAATGGTCACCGCGTGCACCACAGGCACACATTCCATTGGAGAGGCCGCCCGTATCATCGAGTATGGCGATGCAGATGTCATGGTGGCCGGCGGTGCTGAATCCACTGTTTCTCCTCTGGGAATCGGTGGTTTTGCTGCCATGCGTGCACTTTCCACCCGCAACGATGACCCTGCTGCAGCAAGTCGCCCATGGGACAAGGACCGCGATGGTTTTGTTCTGGGTGAGGGTGCTGGTGTGTTGGTGCTTGAAGAATACGAGCACGCCAAAAAGCGTGGAGCCAAGATTTACGGCGAAGTCGTAGGTTATGGCATGAGCGCAGATGCAAGTCACATGACTGCACCCTGCGCAGACGGCGATGGTGCCGCCCGCTGCATGAAAGCAGCCCTGCGAAATGCCGGCATGAACCCTGAGGACGTGAATTATGTGAACGCACATGGTACGTCCACTCCATTGGGGGACGTGGCTGAAACCATGGCGTTAAAGCGTGCCTTGGGTGATCATGCCTACAAAACCGTGGTGAATTCCACCAAAAGCATGACCGGGCACCTTCTGGGCGCTGCTGGCGGCATCGAAGCTGTATTCACTGCATTGGCGGTTCATCATCAGGTGTCTCCCCCTACCATCAACCTGCTTGAGGCGGGTGAAGGCTGTGATCTTGATTACTGTGCGAACACAGCCCGTGACCTGAATATCAAGCTAGCGTTGTCCAATTCATTTGGCTTTGGCGGTACCAACGGTACTTTGGCCATCGCGAGGGTGTAA
- the fabD gene encoding ACP S-malonyltransferase, which yields MIKKIAFLFPGQGSQSVGMLNAFKTAPSTAGLYASAMLEAEQSLGQNLGELIENGPAESLNLTVNTQPAMLLADTLVLRAWIAAGGSAPDLAAGHSLGEYAALVAAGVLSLSEGLALVRIRAQAMQEAVPVGQGGMAAILGLSDEQVKQACLQASVDGEVAEAVNFNAPSQVVIAGSAHGVKSACEAAKALGAKRALELPVSAPFHSSLMKPASVKLAAALGQKKFSTAAFPVYNNIDVAVESDPARIQDALVRQAYGPVRWVETIQAMTSAGTTLFVECGPGKVLAGLVKRISDVPVVNIYDPDSIQAALTAEQ from the coding sequence ATGATCAAAAAAATCGCGTTTCTGTTTCCGGGGCAAGGCTCTCAGTCTGTGGGAATGTTGAATGCATTCAAGACTGCCCCTTCTACGGCGGGTCTGTACGCATCTGCCATGTTGGAAGCCGAGCAGTCTCTGGGTCAGAACCTGGGTGAGCTTATTGAAAATGGTCCTGCTGAATCATTGAACCTTACCGTCAATACCCAGCCAGCCATGTTGTTGGCTGACACACTCGTATTGCGTGCATGGATTGCTGCCGGCGGGTCCGCGCCTGATTTGGCCGCTGGGCACTCCCTGGGTGAATATGCTGCATTGGTGGCAGCAGGGGTACTCAGTTTGTCGGAAGGGCTCGCGCTCGTTCGAATCCGCGCACAAGCCATGCAGGAAGCGGTGCCTGTGGGGCAGGGCGGTATGGCGGCTATCTTGGGTCTAAGTGACGAACAGGTCAAACAAGCCTGCTTGCAAGCCAGCGTTGACGGCGAAGTGGCCGAGGCGGTCAATTTCAACGCGCCAAGCCAGGTCGTTATTGCCGGAAGCGCACATGGGGTGAAATCTGCTTGTGAGGCGGCCAAGGCCTTGGGGGCCAAACGAGCACTCGAACTACCTGTGTCTGCACCGTTTCATTCCAGCCTGATGAAGCCTGCTTCAGTGAAACTGGCAGCGGCATTGGGTCAGAAAAAATTCTCGACAGCGGCATTCCCTGTGTACAACAACATTGATGTGGCTGTAGAATCCGACCCCGCACGAATTCAGGATGCGTTGGTGCGTCAGGCTTATGGGCCGGTGCGTTGGGTCGAGACCATTCAGGCGATGACTTCAGCTGGAACAACACTTTTTGTAGAATGCGGGCCAGGCAAGGTGCTTGCCGGATTGGTGAAGCGAATCAGCGATGTTCCGGTAGTCAATATTTATGACCCTGACAGTATTCAGGCGGCTTTGACCGCCGAACAATAA
- the acpP gene encoding acyl carrier protein produces the protein MDNIEQRVKKIVAEQLGVKEEEIKNESSFVDDLGADSLDTVELVMALEEEFETEIPDEDAEKITTVQQAIDYVKTNSKS, from the coding sequence ATGGACAACATTGAACAGCGCGTTAAAAAGATTGTGGCCGAACAGCTCGGCGTTAAGGAAGAAGAAATCAAAAACGAATCTTCCTTCGTAGATGATCTGGGCGCTGATTCCTTGGACACAGTGGAATTGGTTATGGCTTTGGAAGAAGAATTTGAAACAGAAATTCCTGATGAAGATGCCGAGAAAATCACCACTGTGCAACAAGCGATTGATTACGTTAAGACAAACTCTAAGTCTTAA